DNA sequence from the Lycium barbarum isolate Lr01 chromosome 5, ASM1917538v2, whole genome shotgun sequence genome:
AAATAAGAAAGACAAAGGAAAGTCAAAACCTGAATTTCCATATACTGCAAACATGAGAAGCTTCTAATCAAGCAAAGAGCACATGAGATGATGTCCAATTTATATAGATACGAACAATGTAGGAAGCCTTTTTGATACAGCTCCATCCGCTCTTGCAAAAATCTAGGAAGATGATGCCAAAATCAGGATGactcaaaccaaaaaaaaatgtgCAATCATtgaaaatgcataccaaataaaGTGATGAAGCACATTTACCTCGACACAATGGTTATCCAAGTGGAGATAGTCAAGACCACAAATAGCTCAAAAAACTTGGCAATATCAAACTTTCCCGACCTCTCACGATATTCGCAACACCGAAGTGAAAGTTTAGACAAACGAGGAATAGTTTTCAAACAGATACAACTTATATCACCAGTGAAATCAAAGTATTTCAGCATGGGAGCATTAATTTCAGTAACACACGAACTTTCTGATATTCCCAGCACCAACTTATCAAGCAACGGGCAACTAGAAATTAAACTTTTGAGAAATTTAGAAGGAATTTTGACGTAAGATAATGCCAGGCTGATTAATTTATCAAATCCTTTGAAGGATTGTGGAGGAAGCGACATTAAGCAATTCTGAAGAGTCAAATTCCTCAACTGCAAACATGTGAAAATTGAAGAAGGCAACTTGTATTTGTCAGCCCGGACCTGAAGTTCAAGAGAAAGATGTTGAATGTCATTTCTAGAGAGAAAATATATCAGGTTGTCAATCTTAGGATAGTTCTTAAGATTAGGAGTGGAGAGGGTAAACTTAGTAACTGGTCCTTCGTGAAGGGTCAAAAGGTGATAAACAATGTCTTTAAATCTAGGAGTAGGGTCAGAACTTTGTGAAAGGTTCCAAAGAGATTCATCAAGTTCCAACTGTGGAAGCCTGCACCTTATATATCTCCAAGTCTTAGCTAAGATGCTAGTCCTTACAGCTTCTCGTAAAGGCAAACGCATTAGAATGTTATCAATTGCTTTATCAGGAAGGATACTGAGTATATCCAGAGGAACACTTCGGCAAGCACGTTTTTGACCACTAGGAGACATCTTGAAACAATAATTTCCAATTGAAATCTGCATAAAGTAAATAAGAATATGAAGATAAGGAAAAAAAATCCTAACAAGATAGAACTGTTATTCACATAGAAACATCAACGCACACCAactgaaataaaaataaaaaaatggaaaaaagacCACTGCTAACAATAACACACTACATCAATAGCTATGTTGCTcgaactcttcaaaaatgttgcCGCACCGATGTCGGATTCTTAAAAATATATTACTTTGGAGAATCCGACGCGCACCTGTcaatatttttgaagagtccgagcaatatAGAATTTCAATAGTTCAAGAATCTAGGAGA
Encoded proteins:
- the LOC132639803 gene encoding F-box/FBD/LRR-repeat protein At1g13570-like, which encodes MQISIGNYCFKMSPSGQKRACRSVPLDILSILPDKAIDNILMRLPLREAVRTSILAKTWRYIRCRLPQLELDESLWNLSQSSDPTPRFKDIVYHLLTLHEGPVTKFTLSTPNLKNYPKIDNLIYFLSRNDIQHLSLELQVRADKYKLPSSIFTCLQLRNLTLQNCLMSLPPQSFKGFDKLISLALSYVKIPSKFLKSLISSCPLLDKLVLGISESSCVTEINAPMLKYFDFTGDISCICLKTIPRLSKLSLRCCEYRERSGKFDIAKFFELFVVLTISTWITIVSR